One window of Nostoc sp. C052 genomic DNA carries:
- the metH gene encoding methionine synthase, whose amino-acid sequence MTHPFLERLRSPDSPVLVFDGAMGTNLQTQNLTAEDFGGPQYEGCNEYLVHTKPEAVAKVHRDFLAAGADVIETDTFGSTSLVLAEYDLADQAYYLSKTAAELAKRVAAEFSTPEKPRFVAGSIGPTTKLPTLGHIDFDTMKATFAEQAEALWDGGVDLFLVETCQDVLQIKAALNAIEEVFAKKGDRRPLMVSVTMESMGTMLVGSEISAVLTILEPYPIDILGLNCATGPDLMKPHIKYLAEHSPFIVSCIPNAGLPENVGGQAHYRLTPLELRMSLMHFVEDLGVQVIGGCCGTRPEHIQQLAEVAKDLKPKVRQPSLEPAAASIYTTQPYDQDNSFLIVGERLNASGSKKCRDLLNAEDWDGLVSMARAQVKEGAHILDVNVDYVGRDGVRDMHELVSRIVNNVTLPLMLDSTEWEKMEAGLKVAGGKCLLNSTNYEDGEPRFLKVLELAKKYGAGVVIGTIDEDGMARTADKKFAIAERAYRQAVEYGIPPTEIFFDTLALPISTGIEEDRENGKATIESIRRIREGLPGCHVILGVSNISFGLNPASRMVLNSVFLHEATTAGMDAAIVSANKILPLSKIDARHQEICRQLIYDERKFEGNVCVYDPLGELTTAFAGVTTKRDRSLDESLPIPERLKRHIIDGERIGLEEHLKKALEEHPPLEIINTFLLDGMKVVGELFGSGQMQLPFVLQSAETMKAAVAFLEPFMEKSESGNNAKGTFIIATVKGDVHDIGKNLVDIILSNNGYKVINLGIKQPVENIINAYEQYKPDCIAMSGLLVKSTAFMKENLEVFNEKGISVPVILGGAALTPKFVYEDCQNTYKGKVVYGKDAFSDLHFMDKLMPAKATNNWQDLQGFLNEVETAEVSTNGNKEPKATTTEETSTEPKVVDTRRSDAVAIDIERPTPPFWGTKLLQPSDIPIEEIFWHLDLQALVAGQWQFRKPKEQSKEEYQAFLAEKVYPVLETWKQRIIEENLLHPQVIYGYFPCQAEGNSLHIYDSENQSQQVTTFEFPRQKSLRRLCIADFFAPKESGIIDVFPMQAVTVGEIATEFAQKLFAANQYTDYLYFHGMAVQVAEAVAEWTHARIRRELGFAADEPDNIRDILAQRYRGSRYSFGYPACPNIQDQYKQLELLQTDRINLYMDESEQLYPEQSTTAIIAYHPLAKYFSA is encoded by the coding sequence ATGACTCATCCTTTCCTTGAACGCCTGCGTAGTCCAGATAGCCCAGTTCTCGTCTTCGACGGGGCGATGGGAACTAACTTACAAACCCAAAACCTGACTGCTGAAGACTTCGGCGGCCCACAGTATGAAGGTTGTAACGAATACCTAGTCCACACTAAACCTGAAGCTGTTGCTAAGGTTCACCGTGACTTTCTCGCTGCTGGTGCAGACGTAATTGAAACCGATACCTTTGGCAGTACATCCCTGGTGCTGGCAGAATATGACTTAGCAGACCAAGCCTATTACCTCAGCAAGACAGCCGCAGAATTGGCCAAGCGTGTGGCTGCGGAATTTTCCACGCCAGAAAAACCCCGGTTTGTGGCTGGTTCTATCGGCCCGACAACTAAACTCCCTACCTTGGGACATATTGACTTTGACACCATGAAAGCTACTTTTGCTGAACAAGCAGAAGCGCTATGGGATGGTGGTGTCGATTTATTTCTGGTGGAAACTTGTCAAGATGTGCTGCAAATTAAGGCGGCACTGAATGCTATTGAAGAGGTATTTGCGAAGAAGGGCGATCGCAGACCGTTGATGGTATCTGTGACAATGGAAAGCATGGGCACAATGTTGGTTGGTTCCGAAATCAGCGCTGTGCTGACAATTTTGGAACCTTACCCAATCGACATTCTTGGTTTAAACTGCGCCACAGGCCCAGACTTGATGAAACCACATATCAAGTATCTGGCAGAACATTCGCCTTTCATCGTTTCCTGTATTCCCAACGCGGGTTTACCTGAGAACGTCGGCGGTCAAGCACACTACCGCCTGACACCGTTAGAATTGCGGATGTCATTGATGCATTTTGTTGAAGATTTGGGTGTCCAAGTGATCGGGGGTTGCTGTGGGACGCGTCCAGAACACATTCAACAATTGGCAGAAGTTGCTAAAGACCTGAAGCCAAAAGTTAGACAACCTAGCTTAGAACCAGCAGCAGCATCAATTTACACCACTCAGCCTTATGACCAAGATAATTCCTTCTTGATTGTTGGCGAACGTCTCAACGCCAGTGGTTCCAAGAAGTGCCGCGATTTGCTAAATGCCGAAGATTGGGACGGACTCGTTTCAATGGCGAGGGCGCAAGTCAAAGAAGGCGCACACATCCTTGATGTCAACGTCGATTATGTGGGACGTGACGGCGTGCGTGATATGCACGAATTAGTTTCGCGCATTGTTAATAATGTCACACTGCCTTTAATGCTTGACTCCACCGAATGGGAAAAAATGGAGGCAGGTTTAAAGGTTGCCGGTGGTAAGTGTTTGCTGAACTCCACCAACTACGAAGATGGGGAACCGCGCTTTTTGAAAGTGTTGGAGTTAGCGAAAAAATACGGTGCGGGTGTAGTCATTGGTACTATCGATGAAGATGGGATGGCGCGGACAGCAGACAAAAAGTTTGCGATCGCAGAGCGTGCATACCGTCAAGCTGTAGAATATGGCATACCACCCACAGAAATATTCTTTGATACCCTAGCGTTACCAATTTCCACCGGGATTGAAGAAGACCGAGAAAATGGTAAAGCCACCATTGAATCCATCCGGCGGATTCGTGAAGGATTGCCTGGATGTCATGTGATTTTGGGTGTTTCCAATATTTCCTTTGGTTTGAATCCAGCCTCGCGGATGGTGCTGAACTCAGTGTTTTTGCACGAGGCAACAACGGCGGGAATGGATGCAGCCATTGTCAGCGCTAACAAGATTTTACCGCTCTCCAAGATTGACGCACGCCATCAAGAAATTTGTCGCCAGTTGATTTATGATGAGCGGAAGTTTGAGGGTAATGTTTGCGTTTACGATCCCTTGGGAGAGCTTACCACAGCGTTTGCTGGGGTGACAACTAAGCGCGATCGCTCCTTAGATGAAAGTCTCCCCATCCCAGAACGTCTCAAACGCCACATCATCGACGGTGAACGCATTGGCTTAGAAGAACATCTCAAAAAAGCCTTAGAAGAACATCCACCCTTGGAAATTATCAACACCTTCCTGCTAGATGGCATGAAAGTTGTCGGGGAATTATTCGGTTCTGGACAAATGCAGCTACCCTTCGTTCTGCAATCTGCGGAAACCATGAAAGCGGCGGTGGCGTTTTTAGAACCGTTCATGGAAAAATCAGAATCAGGTAACAATGCCAAGGGAACCTTTATCATTGCCACAGTCAAAGGCGATGTTCACGACATTGGTAAAAACTTAGTCGATATCATCTTGTCCAACAACGGTTACAAGGTGATTAACCTGGGAATTAAACAGCCAGTAGAAAACATCATCAACGCTTACGAACAGTACAAACCTGATTGTATTGCCATGAGTGGTTTGCTGGTAAAATCCACCGCCTTCATGAAAGAGAACTTGGAGGTATTTAACGAAAAGGGAATTAGTGTCCCTGTAATTTTAGGTGGTGCGGCGCTGACTCCCAAATTTGTGTATGAAGATTGCCAAAATACCTATAAAGGTAAAGTCGTTTATGGCAAAGATGCCTTTTCTGACTTGCACTTCATGGATAAATTAATGCCAGCAAAGGCAACTAATAACTGGCAAGATTTGCAAGGATTTTTGAACGAAGTCGAAACGGCTGAAGTTTCGACGAATGGTAACAAAGAACCAAAAGCTACAACTACCGAAGAAACATCTACTGAACCAAAAGTAGTAGATACGAGACGTTCTGATGCGGTGGCGATAGATATTGAACGTCCCACACCGCCTTTCTGGGGAACGAAGTTATTGCAGCCTAGTGATATTCCCATCGAGGAAATATTCTGGCACTTGGATTTACAAGCTTTAGTTGCTGGACAGTGGCAATTCCGCAAACCAAAGGAACAATCTAAGGAAGAATATCAGGCTTTCTTGGCTGAGAAAGTTTACCCAGTTTTAGAAACTTGGAAACAGCGGATTATTGAGGAGAATTTGTTACATCCCCAGGTGATTTATGGATATTTTCCTTGTCAAGCTGAGGGGAATTCTCTACATATATATGACTCAGAGAATCAATCACAACAGGTTACAACTTTCGAGTTTCCCAGACAGAAGTCTTTAAGGCGGCTGTGTATAGCAGATTTCTTTGCACCGAAGGAGTCGGGAATTATTGATGTCTTCCCAATGCAGGCGGTGACTGTAGGGGAGATTGCCACAGAGTTTGCCCAAAAGCTGTTTGCAGCTAATCAATACACAGATTATCTGTATTTCCACGGTATGGCGGTGCAGGTGGCGGAAGCTGTAGCTGAATGGACACACGCCAGAATTCGCCGGGAGTTAGGTTTTGCTGCTGATGAACCCGACAATATTCGGGATATACTAGCACAACGCTATCGTGGATCACGGTATAGTTTTGGGTATCCAGCTTGCCCGAATATTCAGGATCAGTACAAGCAACTGGAGTTATTGCAGACTGACAGGATTAACTTGTATATGGATGAAAGCGAACAACTTTATCCAGAACAGTCTACCACTGCGATTATTGCTTACCACCCGTTAGCAAAATACTTTAGCGCGTAG
- a CDS encoding DUF488 domain-containing protein → MKVKDIAKTRCILTFGYGNRKDYDAFLEYLQKFDVECVVDVRMVPRAWSRKWYGDKIKIFCELNNIEYISKTALGNTSGKENWIPVNQEEADIALHEIAQIAQTGNVLLLCAEMNPNRCHRKEVAHCLGNLVSMPVKHLE, encoded by the coding sequence ATGAAAGTTAAAGATATTGCTAAAACAAGATGTATACTTACTTTTGGATATGGCAATCGCAAAGACTACGATGCCTTCTTGGAATACCTACAAAAATTTGATGTTGAATGTGTTGTTGATGTCAGAATGGTTCCTCGTGCTTGGAGTCGTAAATGGTACGGCGACAAAATTAAAATATTCTGTGAATTAAATAATATTGAGTATATTTCTAAAACCGCTTTAGGCAACACATCTGGTAAAGAAAATTGGATTCCAGTAAATCAAGAAGAAGCAGATATAGCTCTACATGAAATTGCACAAATTGCTCAAACGGGTAATGTTTTACTATTGTGTGCTGAAATGAACCCAAATCGCTGTCATCGGAAAGAAGTTGCTCATTGTTTGGGAAACTTGGTATCAATGCCTGTTAAGCATTTAGAGTAG
- a CDS encoding SDR family NAD(P)-dependent oxidoreductase, whose translation MTGKLEGKVAIITGASAGIGEATAIALASVGATVVLAARRGDRIQALAERIEASGGKALPIVTDVTDETQVNNLVAKANAELGRVDILVNNAGIALLGTIEAGNSSDWRRSFDLNVLGLLYATHAVLPLLKAQKSGHIVNISSVAGRTARAGIGVYNATKWGVNALSEALRQEVHKDNIRVTIIEPGLVDTEIDNQITDPVAKQRIEERRKSIQPLQSEDIAAAIVYALTQPPRVNVNEILIRPTGQEH comes from the coding sequence ATGACAGGTAAATTAGAAGGAAAAGTAGCAATTATCACTGGTGCATCAGCAGGAATTGGAGAAGCAACGGCGATCGCATTGGCTTCAGTTGGAGCAACAGTAGTACTCGCTGCTAGACGTGGCGATCGCATTCAGGCGTTAGCAGAACGGATCGAAGCTAGTGGTGGCAAGGCGTTACCCATTGTCACAGATGTGACTGATGAAACCCAGGTAAATAACTTGGTGGCCAAGGCAAATGCCGAATTGGGAAGGGTTGATATCCTTGTTAACAATGCAGGGATTGCCTTACTCGGCACGATTGAAGCTGGAAATAGCTCAGACTGGCGGCGATCCTTTGACCTGAACGTATTAGGTTTGCTATATGCTACTCATGCGGTTTTGCCTTTGTTGAAGGCGCAAAAATCGGGGCATATAGTTAATATTTCCTCAGTGGCTGGGCGGACAGCGCGGGCGGGCATTGGTGTTTACAATGCTACCAAATGGGGTGTTAATGCCCTGTCTGAAGCATTGCGTCAGGAAGTCCACAAAGACAACATCCGCGTCACCATTATCGAACCTGGTTTGGTGGATACGGAAATTGACAACCAAATTACCGATCCCGTTGCCAAACAACGGATTGAAGAACGACGCAAGTCAATTCAACCTCTGCAAAGCGAAGATATTGCAGCTGCGATCGTTTATGCCCTTACGCAACCACCGCGCGTTAATGTCAATGAAATTCTCATCCGACCAACGGGACAAGAACACTAA
- a CDS encoding DHA2 family efflux MFS transporter permease subunit, with amino-acid sequence MAQFQAEPLVLSGAQKNWVLLGVGLGVFMSTLDVGIINVALPTLVQAFGTSFPTTQWAVLSYQLVSSGLVLGATRLGDMWGKKSLYQGGLVLFTFSSLLCGFAPSIEWLIGFRALQGLGAVFISGLGLAIITEVFPSSERGRAVGVIGSVVSLGIAFGPSAGGLLLSLSGWHSIFFINIPLGIIASFLIARVVPPSGRVEGKQKFDFFGAILALLTLGSFGLGMTQGQSQGFSSTNALVLLAIATLSFITFLVVEAIVEQPLLELHLFRNLQLSMGLLSGWLAFTVIGGSLLIVPFFLEGVKQYPTVKVGLLLAVSPVLSGLIAPLAGTLSDRFGARLISSIGLGLMIGGCLGISTFDAQITELGYVSRYFIYGIGLGFFQSPNNSTVMGSVPRERLGIASGLLSLSRTSGNTVGVSLIGAVFGALIASMSAGADVSVAPPDAIVAGFQGTFRFAAIILSVAAVASVLRIGQGGRGAGKE; translated from the coding sequence TTGGCACAATTCCAAGCAGAACCTCTGGTTTTATCAGGCGCTCAAAAAAATTGGGTCTTGCTCGGTGTCGGACTTGGGGTGTTCATGTCTACCCTAGATGTGGGCATCATCAATGTTGCTTTACCCACGTTGGTACAAGCCTTTGGTACGAGTTTCCCTACGACCCAATGGGCTGTATTGAGTTACCAGTTGGTCAGTTCCGGTTTAGTTTTGGGAGCAACGCGTTTGGGGGATATGTGGGGCAAGAAATCCCTATACCAAGGGGGACTTGTTCTGTTCACTTTCAGTTCGCTGTTGTGTGGTTTTGCACCTAGTATTGAGTGGCTGATTGGCTTTCGGGCACTTCAAGGACTAGGTGCTGTGTTTATATCTGGGCTTGGTTTGGCAATCATCACAGAAGTTTTTCCCTCTTCCGAACGAGGTCGGGCTGTTGGCGTCATCGGTAGTGTAGTGTCACTGGGAATTGCTTTTGGCCCTTCTGCTGGTGGACTGCTCCTGAGCTTGTCAGGCTGGCATAGTATATTCTTTATCAATATACCGCTGGGAATTATTGCTAGTTTCTTAATAGCTCGCGTGGTGCCACCTTCTGGACGCGTTGAAGGCAAACAGAAATTTGACTTTTTTGGAGCCATATTGGCTTTATTGACCCTCGGTAGTTTTGGGTTGGGTATGACGCAAGGGCAAAGCCAGGGTTTTAGCAGTACTAATGCCTTGGTATTATTAGCGATCGCAACTCTAAGTTTCATAACTTTTTTAGTAGTTGAAGCGATCGTAGAGCAGCCACTACTAGAACTGCACTTATTTCGCAATCTTCAGTTGAGTATGGGTTTGCTGAGTGGCTGGCTAGCCTTTACTGTCATTGGTGGTTCACTACTCATCGTCCCTTTCTTTCTAGAGGGAGTCAAGCAATATCCGACGGTAAAAGTGGGGCTACTACTAGCCGTATCACCTGTCCTTAGTGGATTAATTGCCCCCTTAGCTGGAACACTTTCAGACCGCTTTGGTGCTAGATTGATCAGTTCAATTGGGCTGGGGCTGATGATTGGCGGCTGTCTGGGGATCAGCACCTTTGATGCTCAAATTACTGAGCTAGGCTATGTATCGCGCTATTTTATTTACGGCATTGGACTGGGTTTCTTCCAATCGCCTAACAACAGCACTGTTATGGGATCAGTACCAAGGGAACGACTAGGGATTGCTTCTGGGTTGCTGTCTTTGTCACGTACCTCAGGGAATACCGTAGGAGTTTCTCTGATCGGGGCAGTATTTGGAGCCTTGATCGCTAGCATGTCTGCGGGTGCAGATGTCTCTGTTGCCCCTCCTGATGCGATCGTTGCGGGATTCCAAGGGACTTTTCGCTTCGCAGCCATAATACTGAGTGTGGCAGCAGTTGCATCTGTTTTGAGGATCGGGCAGGGGGGCAGAGGAGCAGGGAAAGAATAA
- a CDS encoding serine/threonine-protein kinase, with the protein MELGVQNGHKRVIPLNHHPDFSKQGYQVITELGRNSEGGRITYLANVLKSNQQVVIKEFCFTRASADLSGVKAYQREIEILQQLNHSRIPRYLDSFEIPGVFYLVQEYKNAPSLGLKRSFHPEEIKQIALSILEILVYLQKQVPPIIHRDIKPENILVDEQLNAYLVDFGLARMQGAKIALSSFVAGTPGFMPPEEQFGHSLTEASDLYSLGVTLICLLTNTRSVDIGKLIDDNYRFNFQKLVPQISPHFRSWLMRMVERNRKRRYANASVALKTLQTIEVVDTATKIDTLVSTIKPKKQKAVLGLATVVILAVVGSTLVSCQPGGAVRQFLKATECQGFNLSSSCQEKTGHED; encoded by the coding sequence ATGGAGCTTGGTGTGCAAAATGGACATAAAAGGGTAATTCCCTTAAATCACCATCCAGATTTTTCTAAACAAGGCTATCAAGTCATCACCGAACTAGGACGCAATAGTGAAGGGGGACGCATTACTTACCTAGCTAATGTCCTCAAATCTAACCAACAGGTGGTGATTAAAGAGTTTTGTTTTACTCGTGCGAGTGCTGATTTGTCAGGAGTGAAAGCATATCAGCGCGAAATTGAAATCTTGCAACAACTGAATCATTCCCGCATCCCTCGCTATCTAGATTCCTTTGAAATACCAGGGGTTTTTTATCTGGTACAGGAATATAAAAATGCCCCATCTCTGGGTTTAAAACGCAGCTTTCATCCTGAAGAAATTAAGCAAATTGCTCTGTCAATCTTAGAAATTTTAGTTTATTTACAAAAGCAAGTTCCTCCAATTATTCATCGGGATATTAAGCCAGAGAATATTTTGGTTGATGAACAACTAAATGCTTACCTAGTTGATTTTGGTTTAGCGAGAATGCAGGGTGCAAAAATAGCCTTGAGCAGCTTTGTAGCTGGAACCCCAGGTTTTATGCCACCGGAGGAACAGTTTGGTCATTCCCTGACTGAGGCATCAGATTTATATAGTTTAGGAGTAACCCTGATTTGCTTACTTACCAATACCCGTTCTGTTGACATTGGGAAATTAATTGATGATAACTATCGCTTTAATTTCCAAAAATTAGTTCCTCAAATCAGTCCACATTTCCGGTCGTGGTTAATGAGAATGGTAGAACGCAACCGAAAACGTCGCTATGCCAATGCCTCTGTTGCTTTAAAAACACTTCAGACAATTGAAGTTGTTGATACTGCCACTAAGATAGATACTTTAGTCAGTACAATCAAACCGAAAAAACAAAAGGCTGTGCTGGGACTAGCTACTGTTGTTATACTGGCTGTGGTGGGTTCAACTTTAGTGAGTTGTCAGCCTGGTGGCGCAGTTAGGCAATTCCTGAAAGCTACAGAATGTCAAGGCTTTAATTTAAGCTCAAGTTGCCAAGAAAAAACCGGACATGAAGATTAG
- the ureG gene encoding urease accessory protein UreG codes for MNAFRVGVAGPVGSGKTALVDGLCKGLREQYQIAVVTNDIYTQEDAQFLVRSQALASDRILGVETGGCPHTAIREDASMNLAAIEQLEERFLNLDLVFLESGGDNLAATFSPELVDLTIYVIDVAAGDKIPRKGGPGITKSDLLVINKTDLAPYVGADLNVMERDAKKMRGDKPFIFTNLKTQSGLVDVIHFVCTNIC; via the coding sequence ATGAATGCATTTCGAGTGGGAGTTGCTGGCCCCGTGGGTTCGGGGAAGACGGCTTTAGTTGATGGTTTGTGTAAGGGATTGCGTGAGCAGTATCAGATTGCGGTGGTGACCAATGATATTTATACTCAGGAGGATGCTCAGTTTTTGGTGCGTTCTCAGGCGTTGGCAAGCGATCGCATTTTGGGTGTAGAAACTGGTGGTTGTCCTCACACTGCTATCCGCGAAGATGCTTCGATGAATTTGGCGGCAATTGAACAGTTAGAGGAACGTTTTCTCAATTTAGATTTGGTGTTTTTGGAAAGTGGCGGTGATAATTTGGCTGCTACTTTTAGTCCTGAATTAGTGGATTTGACGATTTACGTCATTGATGTTGCAGCAGGTGATAAAATTCCCCGTAAAGGTGGCCCCGGCATTACTAAATCTGACTTATTGGTGATTAATAAAACTGACCTTGCGCCTTATGTTGGTGCAGATTTAAATGTGATGGAACGGGATGCTAAAAAAATGCGCGGTGATAAACCTTTTATTTTTACTAATTTGAAAACTCAGTCTGGACTTGTAGATGTAATTCACTTTGTTTGCACAAATATCTGTTGA
- a CDS encoding urease accessory protein UreF, which produces MDNTIMLTDSHLLSILQLASPTLPVGAYSYSEGLEMLVENGTIANHTHLKDWLKAELLYGAIRLEAAVMVRSQQATKIPDVESLCRWNLWLSAARETEELRASSWQMGRSLIQLLGKLEPQIVPIANTVGNPCNYAIAFGIAVAHWEINIQAALLAYLHSWASNLITAGVKLIPLGQTAGQRLLLDLQPLLSAAALEILRLKDDQLACCSWGLSLASMQHETQYTRLFRS; this is translated from the coding sequence ATGGACAACACCATCATGCTCACTGATAGTCATCTTTTGAGTATTTTACAGTTGGCTAGCCCCACTTTACCTGTGGGAGCATATAGTTATTCTGAAGGCTTGGAAATGCTTGTGGAGAATGGTACGATCGCTAACCACACACATCTCAAAGATTGGTTAAAAGCAGAGTTGCTCTATGGGGCAATTCGGTTAGAGGCGGCGGTGATGGTACGATCGCAGCAAGCCACCAAAATTCCTGATGTTGAGTCCCTATGCCGTTGGAATCTGTGGTTATCCGCCGCTAGAGAAACAGAAGAATTACGCGCCTCTAGTTGGCAGATGGGGCGATCGCTGATCCAATTACTTGGTAAACTAGAACCGCAGATTGTACCTATTGCCAATACTGTCGGTAATCCTTGCAATTATGCGATCGCTTTTGGTATTGCCGTTGCCCATTGGGAAATTAATATCCAAGCTGCATTACTCGCATATCTGCATAGTTGGGCAAGTAATTTGATTACTGCTGGTGTGAAACTTATTCCCCTTGGACAAACAGCAGGACAACGGTTATTGCTAGATTTGCAACCATTACTCAGTGCTGCGGCATTGGAAATTCTAAGGTTAAAGGACGATCAACTCGCCTGTTGTAGTTGGGGTTTATCGCTAGCGAGTATGCAACATGAAACACAGTATACAAGGTTGTTTAGGAGTTAG
- the ureE gene encoding urease accessory protein UreE codes for MLTFTQLKPPNSDTAVTFTLALTAEERTRSRHRFETADGKVVFLHLPRGTVLHDGDILQEETHSNLIRITAKPELVLTAFAQTPLLLLRAAYHLGNRHVPVEITPTYLRLSSDSVLRSMLEQLGLKVKEEILPFQPELGAYGQHHHAH; via the coding sequence ATGCTGACATTTACCCAACTTAAACCACCTAATAGCGATACTGCGGTTACTTTTACTCTGGCGCTGACAGCAGAAGAACGCACCCGCAGTCGTCATCGCTTTGAAACGGCAGATGGTAAGGTTGTGTTTTTACATTTACCCAGAGGAACTGTCTTACACGATGGTGATATTCTGCAAGAAGAAACCCATAGCAATTTAATCAGAATTACTGCTAAACCAGAACTAGTTTTGACTGCCTTTGCCCAAACACCACTTTTATTATTACGGGCAGCATACCATCTGGGAAATCGCCATGTACCTGTAGAAATTACTCCGACTTATTTACGCTTGTCTTCAGATTCAGTTTTACGCTCGATGTTGGAACAACTTGGGTTAAAAGTTAAAGAAGAAATTTTACCATTTCAGCCAGAATTAGGAGCTTATGGACAACACCATCATGCTCACTGA
- a CDS encoding DUF1304 domain-containing protein — translation MVEKVVNILVGIIAFIHILFLIVQIFFWNTEFVQKRIVGNFTPEEISAILAQNQGLYNGFLAAGLIWGLFISQKVPQIEPSSIVIFFLICVAIAGIFGSITLKRPTAFLIQSIPAILALFLLWYPNL, via the coding sequence ATGGTGGAAAAAGTTGTCAATATACTTGTAGGCATTATTGCATTCATACATATACTTTTTCTCATAGTGCAGATATTTTTCTGGAATACAGAGTTTGTTCAAAAAAGAATAGTCGGAAATTTCACACCAGAAGAAATTTCTGCAATTCTTGCTCAAAATCAAGGTTTATATAATGGTTTTCTTGCTGCTGGCTTAATCTGGGGATTATTTATCTCACAAAAGGTTCCACAAATTGAGCCTTCATCGATTGTGATTTTCTTTTTAATTTGTGTAGCGATCGCAGGTATTTTTGGTAGCATTACCTTGAAACGCCCAACAGCATTTTTAATCCAATCAATACCCGCAATATTGGCTTTATTCTTGCTGTGGTATCCTAATCTTTAA